The following proteins are co-located in the Syngnathus scovelli strain Florida chromosome 5, RoL_Ssco_1.2, whole genome shotgun sequence genome:
- the LOC125969454 gene encoding uncharacterized protein codes for MAAEDVSSVIDMKTVDFEENSRRPSPSKSSVHSRSRASANTKHSSSYNSVLEAAARASASAEAAATKVAYSRKQLEIKKQRARLDIDLEELEIEKEARVRAEVLEAAAAIENEDVLSTKSHLPAHVAQKHTEDYLQSQTQLKAQSLVAYSGVWRREATHSPPPAAAEERSSHNVCTPSVNEEREVKEQFQEAINTPYYGPPFHGPVRPCEYSLLRQSSPTPTTPPCMDDFRPLRDNLRPLQSDIGTLTQSLHAARHTSAPKPPDSPHMQQGRYSLPHASPPHMIDFAKFLARRELVTTGLTKFDDMPENFRAWQSSFLNATQGLGLSYSEELDLLVKWLGKDLSEHVKRIRAVYVTKPKAALQLSWDRLHECYGAPEIIENALFKRVDDFPRLSARDNTKLRLLSDLLMELLAAKNNGYLPGLAYLDMPRGIKPIVEKLPSGLQEKWLGVGSEYKERYRTSFPPFSFFVDFVYGQAKARNDPNFSLSISSQPYGKGEKAPFKPSEFKTAVSVRKTDMSGTTDANTLNSTDDGKENNDPARYCPVHKKTHPLEKCRSFRAGKKRHS; via the coding sequence ATGGCCGCCGAAGATGTATCCAGTGTTATCGACATGAAGACGGTGGACTTTGAAGAGAATTCACGTCGACCTTCACCTTCCAAGTCATCAGTCCACAGTCGATCGAGAGCTAGTGCTAACACCAAGCACTCGTCATCCTACAATTCCGTTCTGGAGGCAGCTGCCAGAGCCAGCGCTTCGGCTGAAGCAGCGGCAACCAAGGTAGCCTATTCAAGGAAGCAGttggaaattaaaaagcaaCGAGCTAGGCTAGACATAGATTTAGAAGAATTAGAAATTGAAAAGGAAGCACGGGTGAGAGCAGAAGTATTGGAAGCAGCTGCAGCTATAGAAAATGAAGATGTGCTAAGCACAAAAAGTCATTTGCCAGCACATGTGGCTCAAAAACACACTGAAGATTATTTGCAAAGCCAAACACAGCTCAAGGCACAGTCCCTTGTAGCCTACAGTGGAGTCTGGCGCCGCGAAGCCACGCATAGTCCACCACCTGCGGCAGctgaggagaggtcctcacacaATGTCTGCACACCATCAGTGAATGAAGAACGTGAGGTAAAGGAGCAGTTCCAAGAGGCAATCAACACTCCGTATTATGGCCCCCCATTTCATGGTCCAGTCAGACCTTGTGAGTACAGCCTCCTACGACAGTCATCACCCACACCTACGACACCACCATGCATGGATGACTTCAGGCCTTTGCGTGATAACCTCAGGCCTCTTCAGAGTGACATCGGAACCCTGACTCAGTCTTTACATGCAGCAAGGCACACATCTGCCCCAAAGCCACCTGACAGTCCACATATGCAACAAGGTCGGTATTCTCTTCCTCATGCTAGCCCTCCACACATGATAGACTTTGCCAAGTTTCTTGCTCGCAGAGAATTAGTGACTACTGGCCTCACAAAATTTGATGATATGCCAGAGAATTTTAGGGCATGGCAGTCCTCATTCCTAAATGCAACACAAGGCTTAGGTTTATCATATAGTGAGGAGCTGGACCTCTTGGTGAAGTGGCTCGGTAAAGACTTGTCTGAACATGTAAAGAGGATCCGTGCTGTTTATGTCACCAAGCCCAAAGCTGCTCTACAACTGTCCTGGGATAGACTGCATGAATGCTATGGCGCACCAGAAATAATTGAAAATGCTCTGTTCAAAAGAGTGGACGATTTTCCCCGTCTGTCTGCTAGAGACAACACGAAGCTAAGATTGCTCAGTGATCTCCTCATGGAGCTATTAGCAGCCAAAAACAATGGATATCTTCCTGGCCTTGCATACCTCGACATGCCTCGTGGGATAAAGCCTATCGTGGAGAAGTTACCTTCAGGCCTGCAGGAGAAATGGCTCGGTGTAGGCTCAGAGTACAAGGAGCGCTACAGGACATCTTTTCCTCCCTTTTCGTTTTTTGTGGACTTTGTGTATGGCCAAGCCAAGGCTCGAAACGACCCAAACTTCAGCCTGTCCATCAGTAGCCAGCCGTACGGCAAAGGTGAGAAAGCTCCATTCAAGCCAAGTGAATTTAAGACTGCTGTATCTGTGCGCAAAACAGACATGTCTGGTACCACTGATGCAAACACCTTAAACTCTACGGACGATGGAAAGGAAAACAATGATCCGGCTCGTTATTGCCCTGTGCACAAGAAAACACACCCATTGGAAAAGTGCAGATCATTTAGAGCAGGAAAGAAAAGACATTCTTAA